GAGAACAGCGTGGTCGGAAGGGCTGCGGGCGATCGGATCGGCACGTCGCTGGCGGTGCTGGGCAATGGACACTACGTGATCGGAAGCACGGATTTTGATAACGACGGAGTCTCGAACGTGGGTGCCGCCACCTGGATGAATGGGGGGACGGGAACCTCCGGCGTTCTCAGCGCAGCCAATAGCCTGGTAGGCAGTTCGGCAAACGACCGTGTGGGAAGTCAGGTGACCGCGTTGACCAACGGCAACTATGTGGTCTCCAGCCCGAACTGGAGCAATGCCGGCGCTGCAAGAGCCGGAGCTGCCACCTGGCGCCCGGGAAATGCTGCCTCCAGCGGTGTCGTGAGCACGGCCAACAGCGTGGTCGGCAGCACGGCGAGCGATCAGGTGGGCACGAATGTCCTGCCGCTGAACAACGGCAACTACGTCGTATCAAGCCGCTTCTGGAGCAATGCAGGAGCATCGGGCGCAGGGGCTGCCACCTGGTGTCCGGGCACGGGCGTGTCAGCCGCTACGGTCAGTCCCTTGAACAGTCTGGTGGGTAGCCGGACCAACGACAATGTGGGTGCCTTGATTGCCCTCCGGAATGGAAACTATCTTGTCGAAAGCACGGACTGGGACAATGGCAGCATCGTGGACGCAGGGGCGGTGACGTGGGGAAGTGGCACCACCGGCATCAGCGGCACCGTCAGTCCGTCGAACAGTCTCGTCGGAGCCAGCGCGGATGACAAAGCCGGATTCCGTGGTATTTCCACTCTCCCAAACGGAAACTATCTCGTCAGGACTGCTTCCTGGGACAACGGAACGGCAGTGAATGCCGGAGCAGTCACCTGGGGCAATGGCGTGACGGGAACGACCGGTCCGATCAGCAGTTCCAATAGCCTCGTCGGAAGCCGGGCCAATGAGAGCATCGGGCAGACCGTGCGAATCCTGAGCAACGGCAACTACGTCGTGGCAAGCCCGGCCTGGAACAACGGGAACGTGGCCAACGCGGGTGCCGTGACCTGGGGTAGCGGCACCTCCGGCGTCTCCGGTGCAGTCTCGACATCGAACAGCTTGGTAGGCACCTCGGAGAGCGATGCGGTGGGAGCCAGTATCACGCACCTCACCAATGGGAACTATGTCGTGGCCAGCCGGGGATGGGATCACGGTCAAGTAAGGAACATCGGTGCCGCGACCTGGTGCAGCGGTTTGACCGGGCTCACCGGTCCGGTGACTGCCGCCAACAGCATCACCGGCGAGGCGGCCGACGCGGGCTTCAGCAGCATCATTCCGGATGAAGATGCAGGGGTCTTTTACGCTGCTTTTGTAAGCGGTGGAGCGGTCACCATGATTCCCGGTTCACTGACCGAGGGCGCATCCCCGCGTCCGCTGGTCACCTTAGCAGAAGGATCCTCCACGCTCATCGACGGGAGCACCTCGCCCGTGAGTTTCGGAGATCCCGCGGTGGGTGTCGGTGTTACGAAGACCTTCACGATTTCGAATCCGGGCAACGCCGATCTGATTCTTGGCGGCATCACCAGGGAGGGCGAACATGCCGGAGACTTCGTGGTGGGGTCACCTGCGGGGATGACGATTGCTCCGGGCGGCAGCACGACTTTCACGATCACTTTCACTCCTTTGGATGCTGGCGTGAGAACGGCAGTGCTCCGCATCGCGAGCAACGCGGGGAGTCCGGCGGATTTCTTCGACGTGCTCCTGACCGGGGGCTCTGCCTATGGCAAGTGGGCGCAGGATGCGGGGCTGACCGGTGCCGCGGCCGAGGCGTCGGCCACTCCATTCGGAGACGGTGTTCCGAATCTCTTGAAGTATGCATTCAATATGGACGGGACCCGGCCGGACCGGCGGATGCTCACTGCGGAGGGCACGGCGGGGTTGCCTTTGATCGAGGTCGATACCAGCCTTGGAGTGGTGATCCTGCATGTCTCCTATCTGCGTCGCGTTGGCAGCGGACTCATTTACACGCCGCAGTCGTCTGTGAATCTGAGGGATTTCACCCAAATGTTTCCAAACATGGGGAACGAAGTTGTCACCCCCATCAATGGCGAATGGGAGCGGGTGACCATTCAGCACTTGGCGGACGAACAGGCGAAATTCGTCCGGGTGGAAGTCAAGAAGCCCTGAGCCGCCCCACCGCCATCATCGGACAGCGAGGACGCGGAAGAGCTTGCGGTCGGCGGGTATGGTCGCGAAAAGCTCCCGGCATGCTCCGCATTCCCGCGCTCGCGGCAATCGCAAAGGTCCTGCTGTCGGTCGCGTTTGCGGCCGGGCCGAATGTCATCGTGGTGATCACCGATGACCAGGGCTACGGCGACATCTCCGCACATGGCAGCACGAAGGTGAAGACGCCGGCGCTGGACAAGTTCCGCGCCGAGTCCACGTCGCTCGACCGCTACTATGCCAGCCCGACCTGCGCGCCCACCCGGGCGGCGCTGATGACGGGCCTGCACGAGTTCCGCTGCGGGGTCAGCCATACCCTCATGGGGCGCAGTTTGCTGAGACCGGGCATTCCCACGCTGCCGGAGATGTTCCGCGCTGCGGGATACCGCACGGGGATCATCGGAAAGTGGCACCTCGGGGATGCCTATCCGTGCCGTCCGGAAGACCGTGGCTTCGATGATGTCTTCGTCCACGGCGGCGGGGGCATCGGCCAGACACCGGACTATTGGGGGAATGGCTATTTCGACCCGATGATCCGGCGGCGCTCCGGTTGGGAAAAGACCAGCGGCTATTGCACGGAGGTCTTCTTCAAGGAGGCGATCACCTGGGTGAACGAGCGCGTCGCGGCGAAGCAGCCCTTCTTCCTGCAGCTCGCCACGAATGCGCCGCACTCTCCCTACATCCCTCCGCAGAAGGATTCGAAACTCACCGGAGTGGATGCCTTTCACGCGATGATCGAGGACATCGACACGCAATTCGGCCGGCTGATGCAGGCGCTGGAGAAAAGCGGTGCGGACAAGAACACGATCGTCGTCTTCACGACCGACAACGGTTCGGCGGGAGCGGCGGCGAATGCCGGGATGAAGGGTAGGAAAGGCAGCCCGGATGAAGGGGGCGTGCGCGTGCCTTGCTTCGTGCGCTGGCCCGGGAAAATCGGAGAGGGGAGGGTGGTCCGCGACGTGACCGCCCATCTCGACCTGTTGCCCACCCTGACCAACTTGGCCGGTGTCGCCCGGCCCGAGAAATGGACCGGCGATGGCGTTGACCTCGCGCCTGCGCTGCGGGGAGAGGCTGAGTTTCCGAAGAACCGGCTGCTTTTCACCCAGGTCGGGCGTTGGCCGGGGGATGCTGCCGCCGGGCGATTCCGCGCGCAGGATTTCTCGGTCCGTGACGACCGCTGGTGCCTCGTCGGGCTGGAGCTCTACGACCTGCTGGCAGATCCGGGGCAGAAGACCGACCTCTTCCCGGAGCAGCCCGCGGAGGCGCAGCGACTCCTGACGGCCTACGGACGCTGGTGGGAGGAGGTGCTGCCTGCCGTGCGGGAGCCGGTGCGATACGTGATCGGGGCCGAGGCATCACCGGTGGTCCGGTTGACGGCGCACGATTGGTGGCCGTCGAAGGAGGCTGACGAGGTGCGCGGTGCCGAGACCGTGGTCACCCACGAGCAGATCCGCACCTTTCTGAGAAATGCGCAGGTCGCCGGGACGCGGAATTCTTTACCATCCACCTCCGGCCACTGGAAGCTGGAGGTGGCCCGCGACGGGAACTATGAGATCGCCTTTGGTCTCGTCCCGCCGGAGGCACCGGCAGAGGACCGGCGGGCCTTCGGGCGCTTGCGGCCGGGAGTCGCGCACGTCCGAGCCGGTCAGGAGGAGGCCAAGATGATGGTGCAGGAAGGGGCCACCCTGCTGAAGGTGCCGCTGGACCTGGATGCCGGGCCGCTTGATCTGGAGGCTTGGTTTGACGGGCAGCTTCTCAATGACCGCATCCTCGGAGCCTTTTTCGTTTCCATCGAGCGGAAGGGGGAACGGAAGTCCCCGAAGTTGGATTTGAAACCGCGGCCTGCGAATTGAAAGATCCCGCGCAACTTCTGCCGGACGGCCGGGTTTGAGCCGACCGGAGATCGATACCTATCATGAAAAACACCGCCACCATCGGAATTGCGGCCCTCCTCGCCGGAGCTGCCGGGGGTTATCTCGCCGGAAAATCCGGTTCAACGGGCAGCGAGGCGACCGCCGCGGCGGAGTCTACGATGCAGGGCACGAAGTCCAGCAACCGCGCCGGCAGCACGTCCGCTTCCGATGCGTCGAAGAAGGGTCCGCGCAATGCCAGCGAGGCTCTCAGCGAGCCGGGTCAACTCGCTCGCATGCAGGGACTCATCGATCTCTATGCCGGCATGAATGCCGACCAGCTCGCGGATGCCGCAGGCAAGCTGGAAGACCTGCCGATGTCCCAGCGCATCATGGCCTCGATGCTCCTTTTCGCCCGCTGGGGTGAGATCGACCCGCAGGGCGCGCTTGCCCACGCGGCCACCCTCGGCCCGGGCGGCATGTTTGCCCGTCCGACCATCCTCCAGAGCTGGGCCAGCACGGACCCGGCAAATGCCGCGAAGTATTTCAGCGAGAATCCGGGCGAATTCGCCATGATGGGCGGCTTCGGCGGCCCCGGCGGTGGCGGCAATCCCGCCTCCACGATCGCCGCGGAGTGGGCGAAGCTCGATCCCGACGCCGCCCTCGCTTGGGCGAATGGCCTGACCGGTGAAAACCAGTCCAACGCTCTGCGCTCCATCGTCGGCGAGCTCGCCAACACCGACCCGACCAAGGCCGCCCAGATCGCTTCCACCCTCACGGGTCGCGAGCAGATCGCCGCCTACGGCGACATCGCCGAGAAGCTGGCTGCGAAGGACTTCGCTTCCGCCGAGAGCTTCATCAATGGTCTCCCTGCCGAAGCCCGCGAGCGTGCCTTGTCCGATGCGCTGAACGTGCTCGCACGCACCGACCCGCAGACCGCTGCTGCCAAGATCGCACAGATGTCCGAAGGCGGCGATCGCGACCGTGCGATCGCCCGCGTGGCCGAAGGCTGGGCCCGCCAGGACCCCGCCGCTGCCGCCGCCTGGGTGAGCCAGCAGTCCACGGAAGACATGGATGACGCTGTCCGCTCGGTGGTCTCCGCATGGGCCGGTCGCGACAGCGCTGCGGCCCTTTCCTGGATCCAGTCCCAGCCACAAGGCGAGGTCCGCGACGAGGCGATCGGCACCTACATCTGGACGAATCGCAGCTCCGATCCGCAGAGCACCATCCAGCTCGCCGAGAGCATCTCCGACGAGGGCGACCGCAATCGCTCCATCTTCATGGCCACGCGCCGCTGGATGCAGCAGGACAGCGCGGCTGCCACCAACTACATCCAGCAATCCACCACGCTCAGCGATGAGGCCAAGCAGCGCATCATCGAAGGCGGCGGTCGCGGTGGCTGGGGTGGCGGCGGCGGTGGTCGCGGTGGCCGTGGCCGCTGATTCCGGTCCCGAGGAAATTTGACAAGCCCGCTCCCGGCGCAAATCGTCGGGGGCGGGTTTTTTCATGTGGGTCCCTGAGGATACATACGCCATCACGCGCATCGATCTGCCACGTGCCGGGACGCACGGCTGGCAGGTGCGGCTGCAGCGTCGTGGCGTGAAGTATGGGAAATTTTTCGCGGATCGCCAACTCGGCGGGCCCCGCGAGGCCTATGCTGCTGCCCGCCAATGGCGCGAGGAGGTCGTGGAACAATTCGCGGCAGAGGAAGCCCAAGCCCGCATCTGCCGTCCCTCCCCGCGGAATCAATCCGGCGTGGTGGGCGTATCGAAGATCCGGATCATCGCCGCGAATGGCACCGAATACTGGTTCTGGCAGGCCGCGTGGTGCCCGTCGCCGGGCGAGCGGCGCAGCGTGAAATTCTCGATCAAGCGCCACGGTGACCGCCAGGCCTTTCGCCTGGCAGTCGAGGCCCGTCGGGACGGGACCGGGGCGTAGCGGCTGCTACAGGTCGAAGCTCTCGATGCGGGCACCCTTTTCCGGGTGGCTCACCAGCACCGCGATCTTGCGGATCTCTCCGAGATTGCTGCCGGTGTGGCTGAGGTAGTCGAATTTCCCGCGCAGGTCCGTGTAGCCGTCCTTGTGGAAGATGGCCTGGCCGTTCGCGCCCTGCACATAGACCTTCACGTAGGTCTGCGGCAGCGGCAGGCGGGTTGCGCTGTCGAAGATCTGGATGGTCCGATCCAGCGGTTGCCGCACGGTCTCGAGTGCACGGCTGTCGAGCACGCGCAATACCTTCGTAGTGCCGGACTGGGCGGCGACGAGGACATTGCCGCGGCGGAAGGCCTCCGGCAATTCCACGTCGGTCTGCCCACCTTGTAGGGCGACCTCGCGGGCATCGTTGGCGCGGATTCCGGGCAGCGAGGTTTCGTCTCCGGAGAGGAAAGGGTCCTTCGAGAACATCACCTCGAGATCCACGCTGAAAAGCTGGAGCAGCGTTTTGTCGAGGCGGTGATGGGTGAGGTGCAGCTTTCCATCTGCGGCGAGTGCGAGGTCGAGCGACGGCGCTTCTTCCTTCGGCTTCGCCTCATCCGCAGGGCGCGGGGCCTTGAGCGCGACGATCTCGTCCGCCTGGGCGACGATGGCATCGAAGCGGGATTTCCAAAGTCCCGGCGGCAGGTCCGTGTGATTCGCCGCGATGGTGCGGGCCTCTTCAGGCTGCGACCGGTGGAAGTGGACGACGGCCTTCATGTAGTCGTAGGCCAGCTTGCCCTCCAGCTTCGTCGCGTCGATTTCATCGAAGCGGGCCAGGGCTTCCGCGATGCGGTCCTGCATCAGCAGATGGGCGGTCATCGCGAGCTTGTCCCCGTCATTCCACGTCGGCTTCCACGACAGGGTATCGATGAAGTCCTCATAATATCGGGCCGCAGCTTCGTGGGTGAGCCGCTCCTTGTCGGCGAAGCGATGGGCGCGCGGATTGACCAGCGGGTCGAATTCCAGTGTCTCCCAGCCGAGGTGGGTAACGGGACGGATCTCCAACAGCGGGCCATCGAGCCAGTCTCCGGCTTCGAGTGAACTCTCTCCCTCTATCGGGGGCAGGACGCTGTATCCCGGTTCCGCCACGAAGCCTTTCGTGTGCTCCGTTAGAGTGCCTTCCAGATATTCCCGCATCTCCGGCACCGAGCTGTGGAAGAAGCCGAAGGATGCCAGATCCGGCGAGTGGTGAAGTCGATCGCGCAGGATGGCCGATGCCTTCTTGAAGAAGTCGGGCTCCTTCATCCGCCAGCGGATGATCTTCAGATCGAGGGTTCCCAGGTTCGCCGTGCGCAGTCGTTCCAGCACCGCGTCCGCCGATCCATCGCGGGCAAGTGAAGGCCACGAGCTTGCGTCCACGGGCGGAACCTCGGACGTGGCGCGCAGCGTGCGGGTGGCAGTGCGGGCGAGGACGGTGTCGCCTTCCGAGACCTGCAGCGGATACATCGCGAAATCCCCCGGGGCGGGGAAGTAGAAGGCAAGCCGCAGGTTCAGCACTCCATACGGCTGTAGCTCGTGCGTCACGGAGAGTGTCGCGGGCTGGCCGCCGAGCGGGATCGCTCCGGCGGGGATCTGTGAGATCACGTCCACGCGGCGGCCCACGCCATCGGGGTTTGTCACCACGAGCGACGCGCCATAAGGAACGCCGGTGATGAAGTCGCCGGTGATGCTGTTTTCAATCTGCCGCCCCTCCACGGTGCGGAAGCGGTCATCGAGGCGGTGGAAGGTCTGGCGGACCAGCACCGGGGCATCGGGGGCGATCTTCTGCGTCTCGCGGGTATCCTTGTAGAAAAGCAGCATCGGTTCGCGGGCCTTCACTCGCAGGGTGGAGCCTTCCACGCTGGTCTCCGGGCGCCCGGCCTTGAATGGCAGGTCGAGCATCGCCAGGCAGAATAGCGCTTCGTTCACGCCGCCCGCGCAGGCATTGAAATGCGGCGAGAGGAAGCCGCCCTTGCCATCCCATTCCGCGAGGTCGAGCCAGAAACCGTTCAGCGGGATGAATGACTCATCGGTGCTGCCACGATGCTTGTAGTAGTTCGACTCGAACCACAGCCGCGTCTGGTCACGCTCGGAGCTCCATGAGGGACGAGCTGTCCGCTCTTCATCGGGATTGGTGAAAGCCAAGCTGTCCCGCGACATCCCCTCGGGGGCGGGTAGCTCGGCGGGAGCGAAGGGATCATCTCCCGAGGACCCCGGTGCTGCACCTAGCACGGCATCCTCGTCGGAATGAACATCGCTGGTTAACATGTCGACCAAGTCGATGTTGGTCTGGGTGTTCCGGACGACAAGGCGGTTCCCTGAAATACTGGCCGTGGCTCCTTCAGGAAACACCACTCCATTTGCTTTTAATAGCTCACCGATGCTTCTCCTCGCCATCAGTGTCGTTCCCCCCCCGCTCGCGCTAGTAAATGGATCGTCGGGGTCCGTTTCGCTTGGGGTCATCGACTCCACGAGCTCGTTGATGAAGTCAGGCGAAACGGAGTAGCTGCGGGTAATTAAGTCCTCACTCGTCCCAGTTGCCGGGAGCAAGGTCACGGCGTAGTCGTCCACCTTGTAGCGGAGTCTTGTTTTCTCGCAGATGTAGCGCAGGACCTCGGCGACCGGGACGTTGCGAAGTTCGAGCTGGTCGATCTTCAGTGCTCCCGGGTCCGTGAGCCCGCCCAGCCCGGTATTTGCCGTGCCGCCACGTGGTTTCCGGATCACCCAGTTGATGCCGGTTTGCGAGCCGAGGAAATGCATGGCTTCCTCCACGCTGGCGTTCTCGAAGTCCACCACCGGGATGATGATGCGACTCAGCTTGTTCATGATGGATGACTTGTCCCCGGCCATCGTCCCGTCCGTCGGCGGAAGCACGTTGTTCCGGGCGAGTCCCAGCGAGTCCATCGTCGCGAGATCGGTGCCGCGCAGGGTTTGGGTGAAGAGCATCGTCTCCTGCTCCGGTGCCGGTGCTTCCAGTTCCCAGCGTTGCTTCAGCTCCGTCGTGATGCGCTCGCGGATGTCGGGCATCGCTTGGGCTAGCAGCGCCTTCTCGGCGGCATTGAGGCGTTGCCATGCGTAGGGCCGCAGGTGCTTGGAGAGGTCGCGGCCGAGGAGGATGTCGTCGATCACCTTCGGCTCTCGCTTCTCGGCAAGCATCGGCTTCACGTGCTTGTTGAAGAACCCGGCGTCTTTTTTCGCGAGGAAGAGATGCAGCTCGTGGCACGCGTGCTCGGAGAGGAAAGCGAGCTTCTTGCCCTCGTCCAGCGATGGCCAGTCGAGCAACGGCAGGAAGTCATTCAGTAGAGCATCGCCAGTGGCACCGGTGAGGAATTGGTGGGCCTCCTCCAGCGTGGTGAAGGCGCGCCAGTCCGCATCGATCACGCTCTCGATGGTGGCCTCCGCGCCCTTGGCGAGAGCGGCGGCGCGCCGGGTGCCAACGTGATATTTCCCTGCGTCCAGCGGCCTCGCGAGACGCCGGTCGCGCAGCGGCGTGTCCGTGGACTTCAGTGGCAAGACGAGATGATGGCGTCCGGCGGGATCTGCGGCGACGATGTCGATGACCTGGCAATTCGCGAAGTCGGCGGCGGGCACCTCCACCCGGCCATTTGCACCGACTTCCAGATCGTAGCGCAGCACCGATGGCGCGGCGAGGAAGTCGAGGGAGGGACTGCCATCTTCGCCCGCCTGCCGCGTGCCCGGAGGAGGAGTGGGCTTGCCCCGGTTGTCGGCTGCCAAGCCGCTGCCCGTGCCGCGGCCACCACCGCCGCCCAGCGGCTCCAGCCGCATCTGGTCGATCTCATCGGTGCTCCAGCGGTTCACCAGCAGCCCGGGGCGCGGAAGCATTGAACCGGGGAAAGTCAGCGCCGAGCGTCGGTCGAGGATGTAGCGCATCTCATCGCCGACACGGCTGCCTTCCTGGAAAGCGAGGCCCGTGAAGCCGGGATGGGCCACTTCAGATGAAGGCGAAGCGAAGGGCTGCAGGGCACTGCCCGAGTCCCATGAGTGAGTGAAGCGCGAGCCGACCAGCGACACCCGTGTGCCGGGTGTGGCTCCCTCCACTCGGACCACCAGCGTTCCCGCCTCTTCGGTGGCCGCTGCAATGAAAGGCAGCGAGGGCAGATGGCGCGGGAGCAGTCGGGTAGGGGAGACCAGCAGGCCATCCCGATCGACGCCCCCGGACACCTTCACCTCGATCTCCTTGCCATCGAGGGTGAGCGTGAAGTCGCCCGCAGGCAGTCCGCGCGTGATGAGGCGGCGGTTTTCCACGGCGAGCTTGTCGAAGTGATCCCGCACCACGACGTGGTCCCGCTCCTCCGTCAGGCTCACCCGTGCATGTTCCGGCGCGGCCATGAAGCGGACCAGCGGCAGACGGAGTTCCTCCCCGGTGGAAAGGTGGAATTGATTCGGCAGGTCTGCCCATCCTCCGTCCTCATCCGGGAAATACCCGGCGGGCGCGATGTCGGAACCCGTGACCCGGACTTCGGCGATGTCGATGAGCTTGCCCAGCGCGATGCGGCCGCGGTCGTCGCTGCGGAGGGGCTGCTTGATCCACTCGAGATGATTGCGGTGCCTGAACTCGAAGGTGAGAGGGCGGGAGGGAAGCGGTTCGCCATTCCGCCCGCGCAGCTCGACCCGATGGCCATCGGTATCCCGGGTGAAAAAGACAGCACCGATGCGGCCGGTCGAGAGGATGCCATTCATCGCATACCAATACTCGGTGGCGAGGGGAAGCGGGTCCGCCCCATCACGCGGGATGACGGTTCCGGTCAGCCGGAGCTTCAGCGAGGTCACGTCGGCAGGCACCTGGAAGGGCAAGGACATCACGGGGGCGAGCTTCAGGTCGCCGCCAATGACCCGCTCGGTGGTGATTCCTCCGCTGAGCGTGGCGATCAGCGTGAGCGAGGGTTTTTCGATCCACTCCAGCGGCAGGGCGTGGCCGTGGCTGGTGAGCTGCAGGCGCAGCAGGACATTCGCCTGACTGTCGGCGATGAGCTGCTCGCGATCGAGGTGAAAGCGCGCTTGCAGGGAGATCTGCTCGCGCCGCGGCTGGAGTGACAGTGGAAGGGCAAGCTTGCCCTGGCGGACCATCCCCACCTGACGGGAGGCTCCGGTGCGATCCGGGATGACGATGCGACCGTCCTGACCGGCGGTGAAGGTCTCGCTGCCGAGGGAAACGGTAGCGTCCTTCAGCAAGGTGCCGCCTTCATCGAAGACACGGATATTCTGGCCGTCGGCCTGGCGATCCACGTAGGGGATGAGCCGGCCCTTTCTAACAAGTGCCCGCGACGAGACGCCGCGCGACACGCACTCCACGATCCACGCGCCCGCTCCCTCCAACTCCGGGAGGTCTAGTACTTCGCGGTGGATGGCCAGCGGCTGCTGCGGGAAGGCGAGGCGCTTTTCATGGTGCGGCACCAGGCCCTCCAGATCCAGCTCCACCGGCGGCTCGGCCTCCTCGCGCTCGATGTAGCCGGGCAGATCCAGCTCGAAGATGCGGACGAGCAGCTCCGGCGTGTTCTTCAGGTCGAGCGCCAGCTTCACCGCCGCACCGGCAGGCAGGGTGACGGGTTGGCCGGGGGCGAAGGCGATGCGCGTTTCCTTCTGCATGGCCTGCACCTCGGAGGGATCCAGCTCTGCGCCCCAGCGTGCCGGGTCCGCCCCGGCGAGGAGCTTGGCGCGGGCGTGGAGGACGCGGAGGGTCTTCTCCTCGATGAGATCCTCGAATGCGTTCGGGCTGTCTGCTGTCGCGAGGAAATGCTGGAGATAGGCCTCGATCAATTCGCGGTCGTCAACGATCGGGCCGCAGGAGGTTGATGGCTCAAAATTGGCGTCGAAGGCGATCCGCGGAATGTCTCGCGTGCTTCTCGCTTCCTTCAAGATCGAGTGATCGGCGCGGGGTATCCGTAGGTAGGCGAGGAAGTCCTCCAGTGGCATTTCCCCCATCTCGCGCTGGAGTCGCAGGTGGTGGTAGAGCACGTGTGCCTTCAGCGAATTCAGCGCGGGCGGGGCATTCTTCAGGAAATCCCGGCAGGCGGCGAGGTGTGCGGCATGGGCGGAGGGCTCCAGCGTGAAATTCACCTCCGAGCCCGGCAGCAGGGTGGTGAGGAAGCGCTCGGCGAATGCCTCGCTCGCCTGCAATTCCGG
This genomic window from Luteolibacter flavescens contains:
- a CDS encoding arylsulfatase; its protein translation is MLRIPALAAIAKVLLSVAFAAGPNVIVVITDDQGYGDISAHGSTKVKTPALDKFRAESTSLDRYYASPTCAPTRAALMTGLHEFRCGVSHTLMGRSLLRPGIPTLPEMFRAAGYRTGIIGKWHLGDAYPCRPEDRGFDDVFVHGGGGIGQTPDYWGNGYFDPMIRRRSGWEKTSGYCTEVFFKEAITWVNERVAAKQPFFLQLATNAPHSPYIPPQKDSKLTGVDAFHAMIEDIDTQFGRLMQALEKSGADKNTIVVFTTDNGSAGAAANAGMKGRKGSPDEGGVRVPCFVRWPGKIGEGRVVRDVTAHLDLLPTLTNLAGVARPEKWTGDGVDLAPALRGEAEFPKNRLLFTQVGRWPGDAAAGRFRAQDFSVRDDRWCLVGLELYDLLADPGQKTDLFPEQPAEAQRLLTAYGRWWEEVLPAVREPVRYVIGAEASPVVRLTAHDWWPSKEADEVRGAETVVTHEQIRTFLRNAQVAGTRNSLPSTSGHWKLEVARDGNYEIAFGLVPPEAPAEDRRAFGRLRPGVAHVRAGQEEAKMMVQEGATLLKVPLDLDAGPLDLEAWFDGQLLNDRILGAFFVSIERKGERKSPKLDLKPRPAN
- a CDS encoding choice-of-anchor D domain-containing protein, which encodes MRFVDPHPTAGNEFGASVVLLSTGNVVVTAPSSSYNGYRSGSVYLFNGKTGALISELHGSSYQDRIGSDGVTKVGDGNFVIRSQDWDNGSVVNAGAVTWGSGVSGVSGVVSASNSLVGSSLSDRVSNGGLTVLANGNYVVRSSAWKGGAGAVTWGSGATGVSGVVGPEISLVGSKSNDGVGVVTELANGNYVVTSPAWDNGLLTDVGAVTLCSGSAGLAGVVSSANSLVGSKAGDKVGTEVLPLPGGHFVVRSPDWDRDTVIDAGAVTWVHGTEGLTGTITMENSVVGRAAGDRIGTSLAVLGNGHYVIGSTDFDNDGVSNVGAATWMNGGTGTSGVLSAANSLVGSSANDRVGSQVTALTNGNYVVSSPNWSNAGAARAGAATWRPGNAASSGVVSTANSVVGSTASDQVGTNVLPLNNGNYVVSSRFWSNAGASGAGAATWCPGTGVSAATVSPLNSLVGSRTNDNVGALIALRNGNYLVESTDWDNGSIVDAGAVTWGSGTTGISGTVSPSNSLVGASADDKAGFRGISTLPNGNYLVRTASWDNGTAVNAGAVTWGNGVTGTTGPISSSNSLVGSRANESIGQTVRILSNGNYVVASPAWNNGNVANAGAVTWGSGTSGVSGAVSTSNSLVGTSESDAVGASITHLTNGNYVVASRGWDHGQVRNIGAATWCSGLTGLTGPVTAANSITGEAADAGFSSIIPDEDAGVFYAAFVSGGAVTMIPGSLTEGASPRPLVTLAEGSSTLIDGSTSPVSFGDPAVGVGVTKTFTISNPGNADLILGGITREGEHAGDFVVGSPAGMTIAPGGSTTFTITFTPLDAGVRTAVLRIASNAGSPADFFDVLLTGGSAYGKWAQDAGLTGAAAEASATPFGDGVPNLLKYAFNMDGTRPDRRMLTAEGTAGLPLIEVDTSLGVVILHVSYLRRVGSGLIYTPQSSVNLRDFTQMFPNMGNEVVTPINGEWERVTIQHLADEQAKFVRVEVKKP